The Mesorhizobium loti genome includes a region encoding these proteins:
- a CDS encoding N-acetyltransferase has translation MSMMSIRAATPRDREAIRLVEEHAFGQQAEAGLVDALVTGGDAVAELVAEEDGQVVGHILFSRLFVQNGGKTFAAVALAPLAVEPSFHGSGIGGALIREAHIRLRDGGETLAVVLGDPAYYGRFGYSHARAEKFESEYQGEALQALAWGDAPEAGKLVYASAFTALAA, from the coding sequence GCGGCGACGCCGCGGGATCGCGAGGCCATTCGCCTCGTCGAGGAACACGCTTTCGGCCAGCAGGCGGAGGCCGGGCTGGTCGACGCGCTGGTGACCGGTGGCGACGCCGTTGCCGAACTGGTGGCGGAAGAAGACGGCCAGGTGGTCGGCCACATCCTGTTTTCGCGGCTGTTCGTCCAGAATGGCGGCAAGACCTTCGCGGCTGTGGCGCTCGCGCCGCTGGCGGTGGAGCCTTCGTTCCATGGCAGCGGTATCGGCGGCGCTCTGATCCGCGAGGCGCATATCCGCCTCAGGGATGGCGGCGAAACGCTGGCCGTGGTGCTGGGCGATCCGGCCTATTACGGCCGTTTCGGCTACAGCCATGCCCGCGCCGAAAAGTTCGAAAGCGAATACCAGGGCGAAGCGCTGCAGGCATTGGCCTGGGGCGACGCTCCCGAAGCCGGCAAGTTGGTCTACGCTTCCGCCTTCACCGCACTCGCCGCCTAG
- the truA gene encoding tRNA pseudouridine(38-40) synthase TruA — protein sequence MPRFRLDIEYDGSLFAGWQHQADQPSVQQAIELAIEKFSGETVRLRAAGRTDAGVHATAQVAHVDLAKAWPNDKVRDAINAHLQVAGARIAVLKAAVVPDDFDARFSATGRHYLYRILNRRAPAALDKGKVWWVPKRLDAGAMHEAAKALLGRHDFTTFRSTQCQANSPIRTLERLDVTRQGDVIEVRASARSFLHNQVRSMVGSLKRVGDGGWTAADLKAALEANDRAACGQVAPPDGLFLIGVDYPVETSPERL from the coding sequence ATGCCGCGTTTTCGCCTCGACATCGAATATGACGGCAGCCTGTTTGCCGGCTGGCAGCACCAGGCCGATCAGCCTTCGGTGCAGCAGGCGATCGAACTGGCGATCGAAAAATTCAGCGGCGAGACGGTGCGGCTGCGCGCCGCCGGCCGCACCGATGCCGGCGTGCATGCGACCGCCCAGGTGGCGCATGTCGATCTTGCCAAGGCATGGCCCAACGACAAGGTGCGCGACGCCATCAATGCGCATCTGCAGGTAGCCGGCGCGCGCATCGCCGTCCTGAAGGCGGCCGTCGTCCCCGACGATTTCGACGCCCGCTTCTCGGCCACAGGCCGCCACTATCTCTACCGCATCCTCAACCGCCGTGCGCCGGCCGCGCTCGACAAGGGCAAGGTGTGGTGGGTGCCGAAGCGGCTCGACGCCGGCGCCATGCATGAAGCGGCGAAGGCCCTGCTCGGCAGGCACGACTTCACCACCTTCCGCTCGACCCAGTGCCAGGCCAACAGCCCGATCAGGACGCTGGAGCGGCTCGATGTGACGCGGCAAGGCGACGTGATCGAGGTAAGGGCCTCGGCGCGATCCTTCCTGCACAATCAGGTGCGTTCGATGGTCGGTTCGCTCAAGCGCGTCGGCGACGGCGGCTGGACCGCGGCCGACCTGAAGGCAGCACTCGAGGCGAACGACCGCGCCGCCTGCGGCCAGGTGGCGCCGCCCGACGGGCTTTTTCTCATCGGGGTCGACTATCCAGTCGAAACGAGCCCGGAAAGGCTCTGA
- a CDS encoding transporter: MLSADETQASLTGAWRLMLGKADGLRLLDLSADGFWNSFFAIVVAAPALIVGWVGIANEIGDPDAFAGRFSMLVRLATVDIGSWVLPLIALALIAPRAGIGGRFVHYVVASNWASAITAWLMLPSALIRLFLSSASQVSSIVSLLLFALSMVLTWRMTNATIGKGATVGTAVFVGMFIASLLVLFGLQTLLGITVPDDVGVQSLSGLVSTG, from the coding sequence ATGCTTTCGGCGGACGAAACCCAAGCTTCGCTGACGGGCGCCTGGCGGTTGATGCTCGGCAAGGCCGATGGATTGCGCCTGCTCGACCTGTCGGCCGACGGCTTCTGGAATTCCTTCTTCGCCATTGTCGTTGCCGCACCGGCGCTGATCGTCGGCTGGGTCGGCATCGCCAACGAGATCGGCGATCCCGACGCCTTCGCGGGTCGCTTCAGCATGCTGGTGCGCCTGGCGACGGTTGACATCGGCTCATGGGTGTTGCCGCTGATTGCGCTTGCCCTGATCGCGCCGCGCGCCGGCATCGGCGGCCGCTTCGTCCACTACGTCGTTGCCAGCAACTGGGCTTCGGCCATCACCGCCTGGCTGATGCTGCCCTCGGCGCTGATCCGGCTCTTCCTGTCGTCAGCGAGCCAGGTTTCAAGCATTGTGTCGCTGCTGCTGTTTGCCCTGTCGATGGTGCTGACCTGGCGCATGACCAACGCCACCATCGGCAAGGGCGCAACCGTCGGCACCGCCGTTTTCGTCGGCATGTTCATCGCGTCGCTGTTGGTGCTGTTCGGCCTGCAGACGCTGCTCGGCATCACCGTGCCGGACGATGTCGGAGTTCAGAGCCTTTCCGGGCTCGTTTCGACTGGATAG
- the dapE gene encoding succinyl-diaminopimelate desuccinylase, with protein sequence MTLPTDPAENLAALIRCASVTPTEGGALTALETMLKPLGFLVDRPVFSEDGTPDIENLYARRSGNGPHLMFAGHTDVVPVGDEAAWTHPPFAAEIANGEMYGRGAVDMKGGIACFIAAVARHVEQNGGPKGSVSLLITGDEEGPAINGTVKLLEWAASRGEKWDASIVGEPTNPDALGDMIKIGRRGSMSGAVTVNGRQGHVAYPLLADNPVRGLMSLVDALLHPVFDKGTRDFQPTNLEITSIDVGNPATNVIPAKATATFNIRFNDTWTDETLQAEIHNRLDQAARRKKYRQGKKTPVDYELVWRDRPSHVFLTRDDKLIETLRGSIKSAVGKEPALSTSGGTSDARFIKDYCPVVEFGLVGKTMHMVDERVAIADLETLTQIYQRFIEDWFGQG encoded by the coding sequence ATGACGCTGCCGACCGATCCCGCCGAAAACCTCGCCGCCCTTATCCGTTGTGCTTCGGTGACGCCCACTGAGGGCGGTGCGCTGACCGCGCTGGAGACGATGCTGAAACCGCTCGGCTTCCTGGTCGATCGGCCGGTGTTTTCCGAAGACGGCACGCCCGACATCGAAAACCTCTATGCAAGGCGTTCCGGCAACGGCCCGCATCTGATGTTCGCCGGTCACACCGACGTGGTGCCGGTCGGCGACGAAGCCGCCTGGACGCATCCGCCCTTCGCCGCCGAGATCGCCAATGGCGAGATGTATGGCCGTGGCGCGGTCGACATGAAGGGCGGCATCGCCTGTTTCATCGCCGCCGTGGCGCGCCATGTCGAGCAGAATGGTGGTCCGAAAGGCTCGGTCTCGCTGCTGATCACCGGCGACGAGGAAGGTCCGGCCATCAACGGCACCGTCAAGCTGCTCGAATGGGCGGCTTCCCGGGGCGAGAAATGGGATGCCTCGATTGTCGGCGAGCCGACCAACCCGGACGCGCTCGGCGACATGATCAAGATCGGTCGCCGCGGCTCGATGTCCGGCGCCGTCACCGTCAATGGCCGCCAGGGCCATGTCGCCTACCCCTTGCTAGCCGACAATCCGGTGCGCGGGCTGATGAGCCTGGTCGACGCCTTGCTGCATCCGGTCTTCGACAAGGGAACCAGGGATTTCCAGCCGACCAATCTGGAGATCACCTCCATCGATGTCGGCAATCCGGCCACCAATGTCATTCCGGCCAAGGCGACCGCCACCTTCAACATCCGATTCAACGACACCTGGACCGATGAGACCCTGCAGGCCGAGATCCACAACCGGCTCGACCAGGCGGCCAGGCGCAAGAAGTACCGGCAGGGCAAGAAGACGCCGGTCGACTATGAGCTCGTCTGGCGCGACCGGCCAAGCCATGTCTTCCTGACCCGCGACGACAAATTGATCGAAACGCTCCGCGGCTCGATCAAGTCGGCGGTCGGCAAGGAGCCGGCGCTGTCGACCTCCGGCGGCACCTCAGACGCGCGTTTCATCAAGGACTATTGCCCGGTGGTCGAGTTCGGGCTGGTCGGCAAGACCATGCACATGGTTGACGAGCGCGTCGCCATTGCCGATCTCGAAACGCTGACGCAAATCTACCAGCGCTTCATCGAAGACTGGTTCGGACAGGGCTGA
- a CDS encoding 2-dehydropantoate 2-reductase, which translates to MANGDRRIVIAGAGSIGCYAGGCLALAGREVTLLARPRIEAVLRHGGLRVSDLEGRDRAIRPEALVATTDPATALPQADVILVTVKSGATQDMAALIKAHARPDAVVVSLQNGVDNADRLRAGLGQRTVLAGMVPFNVVQSPDSELPLRVHRASDGTVMVEDSDAGMVNLLGVEGFAVEAHGAMKAVLWGKLLMNLNNALVALSGLPLASELADRGWRLILASQIDEALTAMKAAGIEPARIAGLRPALLPKVLRLPDWLFKLLARRMLAIDPQARSSMWDDLRRGRPTEIDDLQGAILRLAETAGTSAPMVQRITALVRAAEVERLGSPGLAPEQVVALPAGRRST; encoded by the coding sequence ATGGCAAACGGGGACAGAAGGATCGTCATTGCCGGCGCCGGCAGCATCGGCTGCTATGCCGGCGGCTGCCTGGCGCTCGCCGGGCGCGAGGTTACCCTGCTGGCGCGGCCGCGTATCGAAGCGGTGTTGCGGCACGGCGGGCTGCGGGTCAGCGACCTTGAAGGCCGCGATCGCGCGATCAGGCCCGAGGCACTTGTCGCCACCACCGATCCGGCGACCGCCTTGCCGCAGGCGGACGTGATCCTGGTCACGGTCAAGAGCGGCGCGACGCAGGACATGGCAGCTCTCATCAAGGCCCATGCCCGCCCGGATGCTGTGGTGGTCAGCCTGCAGAACGGCGTCGACAATGCCGACAGGCTGCGCGCCGGACTTGGCCAGCGAACGGTGCTGGCCGGCATGGTGCCGTTCAATGTCGTGCAGTCGCCGGACAGCGAACTGCCGCTGCGCGTGCACCGCGCCAGCGACGGCACGGTGATGGTCGAGGACAGCGACGCCGGCATGGTGAACCTGCTCGGCGTCGAAGGGTTTGCGGTCGAAGCCCATGGCGCGATGAAGGCCGTGCTGTGGGGCAAGCTGCTGATGAATCTGAACAACGCGCTGGTGGCGCTTTCCGGCCTGCCGCTGGCAAGCGAATTGGCGGATCGTGGCTGGCGGCTGATCCTGGCCAGTCAGATCGACGAGGCGCTCACGGCGATGAAAGCGGCCGGCATCGAGCCGGCGCGGATCGCCGGCCTGCGGCCGGCGCTGCTGCCGAAAGTGCTCAGGCTGCCGGACTGGCTGTTCAAGCTCCTGGCGCGGCGGATGCTGGCGATCGACCCGCAGGCGCGCTCATCGATGTGGGACGATTTGCGGCGCGGCCGACCGACGGAGATCGATGATTTGCAAGGCGCCATCCTGCGGCTGGCGGAAACGGCAGGCACGTCGGCGCCGATGGTCCAGCGGATCACCGCCTTGGTGCGCGCGGCGGAGGTGGAGCGGCTTGGCTCGCCGGGCCTGGCGCCGGAGCAGGTCGTTGCGCTACCGGCTGGCCGTCGATCAACGTGA
- a CDS encoding DUF805 domain-containing protein → MPDRSDLTWLFFKTSGRVSRAAYFLGGLLVAIIQAFPLYRFTLVPEGSAESNMWSFIFFVAFIASLWSNIALAVKRLHDLDKPGIAALILFVPVVSIVAFLVLCLFPGQPGPNRYGRRTNEPAQP, encoded by the coding sequence TTGCCTGACAGATCAGATCTCACCTGGCTTTTCTTCAAAACATCGGGCCGCGTCAGTCGCGCGGCCTATTTTCTTGGCGGGTTGCTCGTCGCCATCATCCAGGCCTTTCCGCTCTACCGTTTCACGCTGGTGCCGGAAGGTTCGGCCGAGAGCAACATGTGGTCGTTCATCTTCTTCGTCGCCTTCATCGCCTCGCTGTGGTCCAACATCGCGCTGGCGGTCAAACGGCTGCACGACTTGGACAAGCCGGGCATTGCCGCGCTGATCCTGTTCGTGCCGGTGGTCTCGATCGTCGCCTTCCTTGTGTTGTGCCTGTTTCCAGGGCAGCCTGGACCCAACCGCTATGGCCGGCGCACCAACGAGCCGGCGCAACCCTGA
- a CDS encoding DUF805 domain-containing protein, translated as MDWKYLLTSFDGRINRGKFWAAIGVFIVIGIVAFILDAILGTRISTASGAQIGIIGILVALASIYFALAVYAKRWHDRGKSGWWSLIMLVPFIGPIWFLVECGILEGARGANQYGPDPLA; from the coding sequence ATGGACTGGAAATATCTGCTCACAAGCTTTGATGGTCGCATCAACCGTGGCAAGTTCTGGGCCGCGATTGGGGTTTTCATCGTCATTGGTATCGTTGCCTTTATTCTCGATGCGATCCTCGGTACACGCATCAGCACTGCCAGCGGCGCCCAGATCGGCATCATCGGCATTCTCGTCGCTCTGGCCTCGATCTATTTCGCACTCGCAGTCTACGCCAAGCGCTGGCATGATCGCGGCAAGTCGGGCTGGTGGAGCCTGATCATGCTGGTGCCTTTCATCGGCCCGATCTGGTTTCTGGTGGAATGCGGCATTCTCGAAGGCGCCAGGGGCGCCAATCAATATGGACCGGACCCGCTTGCCTGA
- the dapD gene encoding 2,3,4,5-tetrahydropyridine-2,6-dicarboxylate N-succinyltransferase yields the protein MSKPDLASLEKTIEKAFEERDTISTATRGETRDAIQSALDLLDRGAARVAERQADGKWHVNQWLKKAVLLSFRLNPMEIIKGGPGEAVWWDKVPSKFDGWSAVDFEKAGFRAVPSSIVRRSAYVAPGAVLMPSFVNVGAYVDTGTMVDTWASVGSCAQIGKNVHLSGGVGIGGVLEPMQAGPTIIEDNCFIGARSEVVEGCIVREGSVLGMGVFIGQSTKIVDRATGEVFYGEVPPNSVVVAGTMPGKNVPGENWGPSLYCAVIVKRVDAKTRSKTSINELLRD from the coding sequence ATGTCGAAGCCCGATCTGGCGAGCCTCGAAAAGACCATTGAGAAGGCCTTCGAGGAACGCGACACGATTTCGACGGCCACACGCGGCGAAACGCGCGATGCCATCCAGTCGGCGCTCGACCTGCTCGATCGCGGCGCCGCCCGTGTCGCCGAGCGGCAGGCCGACGGCAAGTGGCATGTCAACCAGTGGCTGAAGAAGGCCGTGCTGTTGTCATTCCGGCTCAACCCGATGGAGATCATCAAGGGTGGTCCGGGCGAGGCGGTGTGGTGGGACAAGGTGCCGTCGAAGTTCGACGGTTGGAGCGCCGTCGACTTCGAGAAAGCAGGCTTCCGCGCCGTGCCGTCGTCGATCGTGCGCCGTTCGGCCTATGTTGCGCCTGGCGCCGTGCTGATGCCGTCCTTCGTCAATGTCGGCGCCTATGTCGATACCGGCACCATGGTCGACACCTGGGCCTCGGTCGGCTCCTGCGCCCAGATTGGCAAGAACGTGCATCTGTCCGGCGGCGTCGGCATCGGCGGCGTGCTGGAGCCGATGCAGGCCGGTCCCACCATCATCGAGGACAATTGCTTCATCGGCGCACGCTCGGAAGTGGTCGAGGGCTGCATCGTGCGCGAAGGCTCGGTGCTCGGCATGGGCGTCTTCATCGGCCAGTCGACCAAGATCGTCGACCGCGCCACCGGCGAAGTCTTCTACGGCGAAGTGCCGCCCAATTCGGTCGTGGTGGCCGGCACCATGCCGGGCAAGAACGTGCCGGGCGAGAACTGGGGCCCCAGCCTCTACTGCGCTGTCATCGTCAAGCGCGTCGATGCGAAGACCCGGTCCAAGACCTCGATCAACGAATTGCTGCGCGATTGA
- a CDS encoding LOG family protein: MEKAGWTPLPHSDEDLERSKSVPDTPQTRAETYRLAWNDPDFMTRRELRAVRLQLELLKPEMILAERGIRSTVILFGGARLPEPGGEAWAAKNETQRKNLEENSKYYEEARKFARLSSQQSAASYYREYVVVTGGGPGVMEAGNRGADDVGAPSIGLNIVLPHEQAPNIYVTPELCFNFHYFAIRKMHFVMRAKAVAVFPGGFGTMDEFFETLTLIQTGRMERVPVILFGKSFWKRAIDLDFLAEQGTISPGDQDIIDFVDTADEAWGIISRFYKLGE, encoded by the coding sequence ATGGAAAAGGCGGGGTGGACGCCGCTGCCGCATTCGGACGAGGATCTGGAGCGGTCGAAGAGCGTGCCGGACACGCCGCAGACGCGTGCCGAAACATACCGGCTGGCCTGGAACGATCCCGACTTCATGACGCGCCGCGAATTGCGCGCGGTCAGGTTGCAGCTCGAACTCCTGAAGCCCGAGATGATCCTGGCTGAACGCGGCATCCGTTCGACGGTGATCCTGTTCGGCGGCGCACGCCTGCCGGAACCCGGCGGCGAGGCCTGGGCGGCCAAGAACGAGACGCAGAGGAAGAACCTCGAGGAAAACAGCAAATACTACGAGGAGGCGCGCAAGTTCGCCCGGCTCAGCTCGCAGCAGTCGGCTGCTTCATACTATCGCGAATATGTCGTGGTGACCGGCGGCGGCCCCGGCGTGATGGAAGCTGGGAATCGCGGCGCCGACGATGTCGGCGCGCCGTCGATCGGCCTCAACATCGTCCTGCCGCATGAGCAGGCGCCGAACATCTATGTGACGCCGGAGCTGTGCTTCAACTTCCACTATTTCGCCATCCGCAAGATGCATTTCGTCATGCGCGCCAAGGCGGTCGCGGTGTTTCCCGGCGGCTTCGGCACGATGGACGAATTCTTCGAGACGCTGACCCTGATCCAGACCGGACGCATGGAGCGCGTGCCTGTGATCCTGTTCGGCAAATCCTTCTGGAAACGGGCGATCGATCTCGATTTCCTCGCCGAACAGGGCACGATCAGCCCTGGCGACCAGGACATCATCGACTTCGTCGACACCGCCGACGAGGCGTGGGGGATTATCAGCCGGTTCTATAAGTTAGGGGAGTAG
- a CDS encoding pyrimidine 5'-nucleotidase — protein sequence MTTLPDPARFAHVTDWVFDLDNTLYPHHSNLFSQIDVKMTAYVGELLALPRDEARKLQKELYREYGTTLNGLMTLHGIDPDDFLEKVHDIDYSWLVPDPVLGTAIRQLPGRKFIFTNGDRRHAERTARQLGILDHFDDIFDIVAAGLNPKPARQTYEKFAELHAVTGHNAVMFEDLARNLSVPKSLGMTTVLIVPRNFEPTFAEIWERDPTQEHDVDFVTDDLAGFLTAIVERGEGN from the coding sequence ATGACCACGCTCCCCGATCCCGCGCGCTTCGCCCATGTCACCGACTGGGTGTTCGACCTCGACAACACGCTCTATCCGCACCATTCGAATCTGTTCTCGCAGATCGACGTCAAGATGACCGCCTATGTCGGCGAACTGCTGGCGCTGCCGCGCGACGAGGCGCGCAAGCTGCAGAAGGAACTCTACCGCGAATATGGCACGACGCTGAACGGGCTGATGACGCTTCATGGCATCGATCCCGACGATTTCCTCGAGAAGGTGCATGACATCGATTACTCATGGCTGGTGCCCGATCCCGTTCTCGGCACCGCCATCCGCCAGCTTCCGGGCCGCAAGTTCATCTTCACCAACGGCGACCGCAGGCATGCCGAGCGCACCGCGCGCCAACTCGGCATTCTCGATCATTTCGACGACATCTTCGATATCGTCGCCGCCGGGCTCAATCCCAAACCGGCGCGCCAGACCTACGAGAAGTTCGCCGAGCTCCACGCCGTCACCGGCCACAATGCGGTGATGTTCGAAGACCTTGCCCGCAACCTTTCGGTGCCGAAGTCGCTCGGCATGACAACGGTGCTTATCGTGCCGCGCAATTTCGAGCCGACCTTTGCCGAGATCTGGGAGCGCGACCCGACGCAGGAACATGACGTCGATTTCGTCACCGATGATCTTGCGGGGTTTCTGACGGCGATTGTGGAGAGGGGGGAGGGGAATTGA
- a CDS encoding GGDEF domain-containing protein, with protein MNSIILKSAAIAFASVAASLLLTLIIVPAMGFPVNRTIWLTSTLCPLVLAWVASAGTFWQSDRLKNAHRELARAHAQLAAAHRRLAEKASRDDMTGMLNRESFFAALDGSRRKSDRGALLIIDADHFKKINDNFGHLTGDDALLLIASAIQRGVRSGDVLGRIGGEEFGAFLIGATEQEAKRVAERIRREVELIRFRPVDERTIPLTVSIGGTVCGDDVSVSDLMRAADRRLYQAKHQGRNLTILDTDISAAA; from the coding sequence ATGAACAGCATAATTCTGAAATCCGCCGCCATTGCTTTCGCCTCTGTCGCTGCCTCTCTCCTGCTGACGCTGATCATCGTTCCGGCGATGGGATTTCCAGTCAACCGCACGATCTGGCTGACCTCCACGCTCTGTCCGCTGGTGCTGGCATGGGTCGCCAGCGCAGGCACGTTCTGGCAAAGCGACAGGCTGAAAAATGCGCATCGCGAGCTTGCCCGGGCCCATGCCCAGCTCGCCGCCGCGCATCGCCGCCTGGCGGAAAAGGCGAGCCGCGACGACATGACCGGCATGCTCAACCGGGAAAGCTTCTTTGCCGCGCTCGACGGTTCGCGCCGCAAGTCCGATCGTGGCGCGCTGCTGATCATCGACGCCGACCACTTCAAGAAGATCAACGACAACTTTGGCCACCTGACCGGCGATGACGCGCTGCTTTTGATCGCCAGCGCGATCCAGCGCGGCGTGCGCAGCGGCGATGTGCTCGGCCGCATCGGCGGCGAGGAGTTCGGCGCCTTCCTGATCGGCGCCACCGAACAGGAGGCCAAGCGCGTCGCCGAGCGCATTCGCCGTGAAGTCGAGCTGATCCGCTTCCGGCCCGTCGACGAGCGGACCATTCCGCTCACGGTCAGCATCGGCGGCACCGTCTGTGGCGACGATGTCAGCGTATCGGACCTGATGCGCGCCGCCGACCGGCGCCTCTACCAGGCCAAGCACCAGGGCAGAAACCTGACGATCCTCGATACGGACATCTCCGCGGCGGCGTGA
- a CDS encoding GMC family oxidoreductase has protein sequence MIFDSYEAYRAANFTPKVCILGSGPAGTTIARKLGAAGIPVVVLEAGSREFSDESQDFYRGATVGDFYFDLDITRLRFMGGSSNHWAGWCRVLDKQDFEPKAWVPDTGWPIRRADIEPYLPEVHDILDLPDFRPDVPISDDIRWVQLIKSPAVRFAEKFGDELDKAKNIAVVLNTCVTELAGDGKRVTGARLWSNGQDAGSFSADYFIVCTGGLENSRLLLWSNQRSNGGVVPNAAALGRYWMEHPTFEGGNAILADYNAFEVDAVNEAFFSPTLAAMERLQIMNFGIRLIETPYPGVKSLIADLACTAPDMAEWMSSKLSQRLRCAAQLYVAWEQAPLASNQIELSKTDVDHAGVPRIELHWKKSELEHRTLLEGLRLFGTTLIEKNLGRVRIADWISNGQDYPTNDETAGHHHMGGTRMGTDISKSVVDANCKVHGMDNLYVGGSSVFCTSGQCNPTTTITALACRLGDHLSKVVTV, from the coding sequence ATGATCTTCGACAGCTACGAGGCGTATCGCGCCGCGAACTTCACCCCAAAGGTCTGCATCCTCGGCTCTGGCCCGGCCGGCACCACCATTGCCCGCAAGCTTGGCGCCGCCGGCATTCCGGTCGTGGTGCTGGAAGCCGGCTCGCGTGAGTTCAGCGACGAGTCGCAGGATTTCTACCGTGGCGCCACGGTCGGTGATTTCTATTTCGATCTCGACATCACCCGGCTGCGGTTCATGGGCGGCAGTTCCAACCACTGGGCCGGCTGGTGCCGCGTGCTCGACAAACAGGATTTCGAGCCGAAGGCCTGGGTGCCCGATACGGGCTGGCCGATCCGCCGCGCCGACATCGAGCCCTATCTACCGGAAGTGCACGATATTCTCGACCTTCCCGATTTCCGGCCGGACGTGCCTATCTCGGACGACATTCGCTGGGTGCAGCTGATCAAGAGCCCGGCTGTGCGCTTCGCCGAGAAATTCGGCGACGAACTCGACAAGGCCAAGAACATCGCGGTGGTGCTCAACACATGCGTCACTGAACTCGCCGGCGACGGCAAACGCGTGACGGGCGCCAGACTGTGGTCGAACGGGCAGGATGCCGGTTCCTTCAGTGCCGACTATTTCATCGTCTGCACCGGCGGGCTGGAAAATTCGCGGCTGCTTTTGTGGTCGAACCAGCGTTCGAACGGCGGCGTCGTGCCGAATGCGGCAGCGCTTGGCCGCTACTGGATGGAGCATCCGACCTTCGAGGGCGGCAATGCCATCCTGGCCGACTACAACGCGTTCGAGGTTGACGCCGTCAACGAGGCCTTCTTCTCGCCGACGCTTGCCGCGATGGAGCGGCTGCAGATCATGAATTTCGGCATCAGATTGATCGAGACGCCGTATCCCGGCGTCAAGAGCCTTATCGCCGACCTCGCCTGCACGGCGCCCGACATGGCCGAGTGGATGTCCTCCAAGCTCAGTCAGAGACTGCGCTGTGCCGCCCAGCTCTACGTCGCATGGGAGCAGGCGCCGCTGGCCTCCAACCAGATCGAGCTGTCGAAGACCGATGTCGACCATGCCGGCGTGCCGCGCATCGAATTGCACTGGAAGAAATCCGAGCTGGAACATCGCACCCTGCTCGAAGGGCTCAGACTGTTCGGCACGACGCTGATCGAGAAGAATCTCGGCCGGGTGCGCATCGCCGACTGGATCAGCAATGGTCAGGACTATCCGACCAATGACGAGACGGCGGGCCATCACCATATGGGCGGCACGCGCATGGGCACCGACATCAGCAAGAGCGTTGTCGACGCCAATTGCAAGGTGCACGGCATGGACAATCTCTATGTCGGCGGCTCCTCGGTGTTCTGCACATCGGGCCAATGCAACCCGACGACGACGATCACCGCGCTGGCCTGCCGGCTGGGCGACCATCTGAGCAAGGTGGTCACCGTCTGA
- a CDS encoding MarR family transcriptional regulator: MIEINSSSENRTELTRDIGLAIMQWQDATQAYDEAVGVRLGLNMAERHCIGLLHGGPQSAGAIATATGLTPAAVTALIDRLEARGLLTRTRSLEDRRKVVIEATEATRNLSARYYGAIAREGEKVIASFSDAELATISRFVNAALDLQRDQLARLKAEGTDAA, translated from the coding sequence ATGATCGAAATAAATTCGTCAAGCGAGAATCGCACCGAGCTGACGCGGGACATCGGCCTTGCCATCATGCAGTGGCAGGACGCGACGCAGGCCTATGACGAAGCGGTGGGGGTGAGGCTCGGGCTGAACATGGCCGAGCGCCATTGCATCGGGCTGCTGCATGGCGGCCCGCAATCGGCCGGCGCGATCGCCACCGCGACCGGGCTGACGCCGGCCGCGGTGACCGCGCTGATCGACCGGCTGGAGGCACGCGGGCTGCTGACGCGCACGCGCAGTCTCGAGGACAGGCGCAAGGTGGTGATAGAGGCGACCGAGGCCACGCGGAACTTGTCGGCGCGCTACTACGGCGCCATCGCGCGGGAGGGTGAAAAGGTCATCGCCAGCTTCAGCGATGCGGAGCTCGCCACCATATCGCGCTTCGTCAACGCCGCACTCGACCTGCAGCGCGACCAGCTGGCGCGGCTGAAGGCCGAGGGGACGGACGCCGCCTGA